The Prunus dulcis chromosome 3, ALMONDv2, whole genome shotgun sequence genome segment TCAATTAGAAATGACGAACGCACAAAGGGGAGGAGAAATATATTACAATCTCTTAGTGCAGGACGCAAGTCGGGTTCCCAATTTTGCAAGGCCCTGCTTACTCCTAATTGAATTGCTCCAACTTGACCTGTAAAAACCACTCTTAATTTTGTACGCAATGGATTAACATGCTTTCAAGATTAACAATTTGCACAAAGTTACGGTATATTCGTACCCAACTAGTAAATATAAAGAAGAGCGAAGTAGCATAAAACAAACTTAATGTATTACAATCAATTTGTCTGTAATCAAGATATTTTGGCTCTGATTTTcctatctttttctttggccTCTTCCTGTTTATATATCTGGTTTCAAGTATAAAGCTAACCAACAACTAGAGCACCCTAACAGCTTAGGAAAACTCACTAATGTCCATTTCATCTATTTTAAGGAGTCAAATTGAACATATCACTCCATAAGAATATGGGCAGAAAAAGTGTCCACTAACATATGGAGCTAGACAAAAAATTGTTCTCCGTGACGTCGGCAGTGTAAGTACTAAGTAGTGAGACAACACTGTGGTTTGTTGGCATAGAAAGTGATTAATTGCAAGTTCAAGGATAAAGGAGGGAAAAAACAGTTGCAATGGATCCCAAACAAGTCAATACGAAGGAAGAAGTTAACATATAAACCATAATAAGATGTGTATCTCCGAAATTTAGGCTTACCTGTGGTGCCACCTCCTTGAACAGTACACTCGATGTCCCAAAGGCCCAACGTTTTTGTCTCAGAGAAAGGTCGAAGAAGGGCAGCACGATGGTCAAGCATTGGGAAATAGACATCAAATTGTTTATCATTAATCGTGAATTTCCCATCACCAGGTTGAATCCAGACACGTGCTACACTGCATTTCCTTCTTCCTGTTCCATAAGCTCTCCCCTTGTCGTCTACTTGTCTCACTCTTGCTTTTGCAGCTTCCTCCTGTTTCTGGCGCTCTATTTCAGCTCTTGAGGATTTTCTGGTACTTTTCTCATAACGAATGTCTTCTATTTCTCTTAGAGGGGGCAATCCATTTATCCCTTGAAAATCCTTCAATGCAATCAAAGTGTCAAGCATTTCATCTGTGATTCCAGATGCAGCAACAAGGTCACCAAATGCACGATTTGGACCTGCAATTACCATACTGAATCAGTATACAATTGAACAATTCACCTGACAAGTggaagtaaaagaaaaaatgtgaatCACTCAACTTATTCCAGTCAACACAGGACATCACTGATCAAGTTAAAACACAAATAATGAATAAGCAACTTCATCCAAAGTGAgtatcatttaaaaaatataactccaacaaagtataaaaaatgGTTTTAAGCCATATGTGGAATACACATCCAAACCAAGCAAATATGTATTCATTTTAACTCGTTCTCCCATCGATTCAACAAGTAGTAGTTCTCAAAAGCAGGATTCAGAATGAAACAGACAATACACGCATGGACATAAAATGACAGAAATTGCTTGGTAAACTTAAAGACGTCTCAACAAGCTTTCAATCAGTTCCTTCTCAACAAACTTAAGAGAAGGAGACATACAAATGCTTGATGCCCAAATCAACCAAAAAGGCAATAGTACAGTACAAGTGGTTCCACTAAGCTATACACTTTCCTATTCTTTCCCATATCTATGAATTCAAACTGGAACACATACATCAAAATTTGTGTTCACATCAAACTGTTAgctcaaaattaacaaaaaggAACTACCTTTGAGAACAGCAGTGAGCTCCTGCTCCTCTTTCTCAAGCCTCTTAGCCTCCTCAGCCTTCTCAATCTCCTCTCTACTGCCCCCGCGAATCTCACCGTCGGTTGCAGCAACAGTCTGTACACCCTCACCGATATCGAACAAGTCActcttctcctcctctccCAAGCTCCAAGGCTTGTACCCCTCCACCGTCTCCCACTCCTCCCCGCCTTTCTCTTTCAACCACGAATCGGCCTCGCCAGCCTCGCCGGAATCGGCGACTCCGGAAACGTCCCCGGAGATCTCACCGAACAAAGGGTCGAACTTTCCATCAGTTTCCTGAGAAAGTTTCCAAACATCGGATTGGGAGGGGCCCTTGCCATTGTCACTTGAGAAGAACCTCGGCACGAAGGTAGTGAAAAcagggttttggggttggggagGTGGGTGGAACTTTGAGGAGATTAGGGTTAGGCGAGAGAAATGGGAGGGTTTGGGGAGCAGACGAGAGAGCATGGTGATGAAGCAGACAGAGAAATGTTAgggttttttcctttaattttgtgaatttttagGGTTTAACCAAAAAAACGTTGGATTTGGTGGCGATCATAATCAGAAGTGAAAACCCAGAAAACTTTGAACGCAGCAAAGCGGCGATGCGccggagaggaagagagagctGCAAGGGTTTTAGGCCAGCACGGGCGGACCGGTTTCTGTTAGCAAAAATGGTAGGATCCGATATTTGggttcaaaagaaaagaatactTCAGGATTACGCTTGGGCTTCATCCGGGCTAGCCCGTTAAGTTTTGGGCTGATGAAGTGCCATTTCACTTATGTGACCCGAAAAATTGCATAGGTGCACCAAAGCATCAATAATTGTTTTAggttttcacaaattttttttaagaaggAACCATGGGGAAAGGTGCAGAGTTTCAGaagtccttttttttaaaaaaaatattattttattttattttatatgctTTTGTTGAGATTTTAATGTTGAAGTTGAACTTAAGGGTAAATTGTGAAGTTGCGGATATGAGCTTAGTCAAGTTGGCTAAAGCGGAAGTGCTCCATATTCTGTACCCAAGTTCGAATCATTCTCCCCATAGTTTTTAAGTttaatgttgaaattttttggttggatCTACTTACACTTATGCATTGCAACAATGGATTGATTAGTGCACCCAAGTAACCACAACGACACTATATAAACGTAACATTCATTTATACAGTTAACCCATTTGTGGTAGACTTTTATTTATAGTGGCTGgtatagtttttattttattttatttatgtaaaaaaaattcaattacaaagaaaaaccGTGGAGGCACGCATATCCgaacaaatcaaaataaaaaaaagaagaacatgtCAGGAAAAATCATTCTCCCAAGTCTTGGACCACGAAAGGCTATGGAACTAACCATTGCCAGAGTTCAAGTGGGTGGTATAGGTACATTTCTCCTTTCACATTGGCCTCTTTcgtaataaaaaaaatcaaccttATTTTAAGTAGCCCATAACCAaccattgaaaaataaattagctTTCATTTCAACGTAAACAATTAATTGGTTTTAATTCCAATCTTCAAATGAGGGAGATGAGGCGGCCTTGTTTTGATGCATCCACCAAAAAGATatgcaattattatttttgcgTTGATATGAATCGAATTTGAGACCTCTTTTATTAAATGAAGGTAACTACCACATGACCAAAAGCTAGTTTGAGATGAGCCGACCTTCACTCCATTGCCCCACCCCTATTTTTATGTTAGTGTcgtgttttttagttttatttcaCACGACACTATTGCGTCTATTTTGTGTATGTTCTTATCATTTCTTGGGGAATTATAACTACCAGGTCGCTTTTAAAGTTTCCACACTTCATGAACTATCCCTCAATACAAAGTCAGATTTTGCTAAGATACCCAGGCCCCACAAATATATTTGGTCCACTAAATGATAAAGAAAGCCTTATCCTTCAGCCCAAAACCCAATTATTAACCCTATTGTCCAACATTTTTCCAACATGAAGATTCGATTTCGTCTaggataattaaattaatattcaaagtttgaaattttatacCTAACTAAATATTGGTTAGATTACCAATGGGTTATTAGTTGGAGTGGTTTAGGTCTTTAGTGTACTCTCACGTGTTTTTTGATTCAAGctcttataaattataatacaCTTGTGTATGTGAGTTTCTCGTCTCCCCCTTTTTAACTtcgacaacaacaaaaatattaaatttttttttttttttatatgtccCACAGCCATTACCTGTAGCCATGCTTCCTTCCGATAGGACGTGACATtaagagtaaaaaatatttttatctaGACCAATTTTGGATTGACTGATCAAAACATGAGGTCAATATCATCCCATTGtactaaaaatagaaaaagaaaaacgagGGTTTAAAGGTCGATGTAGACTTCAAATTGTCGGTGG includes the following:
- the LOC117621338 gene encoding 30S ribosomal protein S9, mitochondrial, yielding MLSRLLPKPSHFSRLTLISSKFHPPPQPQNPVFTTFVPRFFSSDNGKGPSQSDVWKLSQETDGKFDPLFGEISGDVSGVADSGEAGEADSWLKEKGGEEWETVEGYKPWSLGEEEKSDLFDIGEGVQTVAATDGEIRGGSREEIEKAEEAKRLEKEEQELTAVLKGPNRAFGDLVAASGITDEMLDTLIALKDFQGINGLPPLREIEDIRYEKSTRKSSRAEIERQKQEEAAKARVRQVDDKGRAYGTGRRKCSVARVWIQPGDGKFTINDKQFDVYFPMLDHRAALLRPFSETKTLGLWDIECTVQGGGTTGQVGAIQLGVSRALQNWEPDLRPALRDSGFLTRDSRVVERKKPGKAKARKSFQWVKR